A window of Streptomyces sp. DG1A-41 contains these coding sequences:
- the prcB gene encoding proteasome subunit beta: MEANTRSTGRLPAAFLTPGSASFMDFLSDHQPELLPGNKKLPPVQGAIEAPHGTTIVAVTFPGGVVLAGDRRATMGNVIAQRDIEKVFPADEYSAVGIAGTAGLAVEMVKLFQLELEHFEKVEGAQLSLEGKANRLSTMIRSNLGMAMQGLAVVPLFAGYDVDREKGRIFSYDVTGGRSEEQGYAATGSGSIFARGAMKKLFREDLSEAEATTLVVQALYDAADDDSATGGPDVARRIYPIVTVITEDGFRRLSENESSEIARSILERRLEQPDGPRAALL; the protein is encoded by the coding sequence GTGGAAGCCAACACTCGTAGCACCGGGCGTCTGCCAGCTGCCTTCCTGACGCCAGGGTCTGCCTCCTTCATGGACTTCCTGTCCGATCACCAGCCCGAACTGCTGCCGGGCAACAAGAAGTTGCCCCCGGTGCAGGGCGCGATCGAGGCGCCGCACGGCACGACGATCGTGGCCGTGACGTTTCCCGGCGGCGTCGTCCTCGCCGGTGACCGGCGGGCCACCATGGGCAACGTCATCGCGCAGCGGGACATCGAGAAGGTCTTCCCGGCCGACGAGTACTCGGCCGTGGGCATCGCCGGTACGGCGGGTCTGGCCGTGGAGATGGTGAAGCTGTTCCAGCTGGAGCTGGAGCACTTCGAGAAGGTCGAGGGCGCGCAGCTGTCGCTGGAGGGCAAGGCGAACCGGCTGTCGACGATGATCCGGTCCAACCTCGGCATGGCCATGCAGGGCCTGGCCGTCGTGCCGCTGTTCGCCGGGTACGACGTGGACCGGGAGAAGGGGCGGATCTTCTCCTACGACGTCACGGGCGGGCGCTCCGAGGAACAGGGTTACGCGGCCACGGGTTCCGGTTCGATCTTCGCTCGCGGCGCGATGAAGAAGCTCTTCCGGGAGGACCTCAGCGAGGCCGAGGCCACGACGCTCGTGGTCCAGGCGCTCTACGACGCGGCAGACGACGACTCGGCGACCGGTGGTCCCGATGTCGCCCGCCGGATCTATCCCATCGTCACCGTGATCACCGAGGACGGTTTCCGCCGGCTCTCCGAGAACGAGTCGTCCGAGATCGCGCGCTCGATTCTGGAGCGGCGTCTGGAGCAGCCCGACGGTCCGCGGGCCGCGCTGCTGTGA
- the prcA gene encoding proteasome subunit alpha, with amino-acid sequence MSTPFYVSPQQQMADRAEYARKGIARGRSLVVLQYADGIVFVGENPSRALHKFSEIYDRIGFAAAGKYNEYENLRIGGVRYADLRGYTYDRDDVTARGLANVYAQTLGTIFSSVGEKPYEVELVVAEVGETTEQDQIYRLPHDGSIVDEHGAVAVGGNAEQISSYLDQRHRDGMTLAEALKLAVQSLSRDTNGSEREIPAERLEVAVLDRTRPQKRKFKRITGRQLSRLLEADGATTASEAEADAAAEAEASGDGE; translated from the coding sequence GTGTCGACGCCGTTCTATGTCTCACCCCAGCAGCAGATGGCCGACCGGGCGGAGTACGCCCGGAAGGGCATCGCTCGTGGTCGCAGCCTCGTTGTGCTGCAGTATGCCGACGGCATCGTGTTCGTCGGCGAGAACCCGTCCCGTGCGCTGCACAAGTTCAGCGAGATCTATGACCGGATCGGCTTCGCGGCCGCCGGCAAGTACAACGAGTACGAGAACCTGCGGATCGGCGGCGTGCGCTACGCCGACCTGCGGGGTTACACCTACGACCGGGACGATGTGACGGCCCGGGGCCTGGCGAACGTGTACGCGCAGACGCTGGGCACGATCTTCTCGAGTGTCGGGGAGAAGCCGTACGAGGTGGAGCTGGTCGTCGCCGAGGTCGGGGAGACGACCGAGCAGGACCAGATCTACCGGCTGCCGCATGACGGATCCATCGTGGACGAGCACGGCGCGGTCGCGGTGGGGGGCAACGCGGAGCAGATCAGCAGTTACCTGGACCAGCGCCACCGGGACGGCATGACGCTGGCCGAGGCCCTGAAGCTGGCGGTGCAGTCCCTGTCTCGTGACACCAACGGCAGCGAGCGGGAGATTCCCGCGGAGCGGCTGGAAGTGGCGGTGCTGGACCGTACGCGGCCGCAGAAGCGCAAGTTCAAGCGGATCACTGGGCGCCAGCTGAGCCGGCTGCTGGAGGCGGACGGGGCGACCACGGCGTCGGAGGCCGAGGCGGATGCCGCGGCTGAGGCGGAGGCATCCGGGGACGGCGAGTAG
- a CDS encoding LacI family DNA-binding transcriptional regulator, translated as MARGSTRPTSRDVAQAAGVSQAAVSLVLGDKWRGRVSEATAERVREAARDLGYRPNLAARNLRLGRTRTVLLVVPALTTEFFAGVYTGAGRVAAEHGFGVVLYPSPEGIGPAPDPFASAQAALDGVIASSMAADALTAIRGEALPLVMLDSDPAGSLGAATVNLDIADGVRQVAEHLQALGHRRFLHLAADVPSWTFEVRAREVAARLAGVPGTSVRTARSPISIEGAVAAAETALSEPGPRPTAVVCDDDQLAAGTYKAARRLGLRVPDDLSVTGLDDLALATAIDPELTTVRLDAELFGERGMRALLAVLEGREPEGGDIPVRLVVRGSTAPPGLP; from the coding sequence GTGGCACGAGGCAGCACCCGACCCACGAGCCGGGACGTCGCCCAGGCCGCCGGCGTCTCGCAGGCGGCGGTCTCCCTGGTCCTCGGGGACAAGTGGCGCGGGCGCGTCTCGGAGGCGACGGCGGAGCGGGTCCGCGAGGCCGCGCGCGACCTGGGCTACCGCCCGAACCTGGCCGCGCGCAACCTGCGCCTGGGCCGCACCCGCACGGTCCTCCTGGTGGTCCCGGCCCTGACCACGGAGTTCTTCGCCGGCGTCTACACGGGCGCCGGCCGCGTCGCCGCCGAGCACGGCTTCGGCGTGGTCCTCTACCCCTCCCCCGAGGGCATCGGCCCCGCCCCGGACCCCTTCGCCTCCGCCCAGGCCGCGCTCGACGGTGTCATCGCCTCCTCCATGGCCGCGGACGCGCTGACCGCGATCCGTGGGGAGGCGTTGCCGCTGGTGATGCTGGACAGTGACCCGGCGGGAAGCCTGGGGGCGGCGACGGTGAACCTGGACATCGCCGACGGTGTCCGCCAGGTCGCGGAACACCTGCAGGCCCTGGGCCACCGCCGGTTCCTCCACCTCGCGGCGGACGTACCGTCCTGGACCTTCGAGGTACGCGCCCGGGAGGTGGCGGCCCGGCTGGCCGGGGTGCCCGGTACGTCCGTCCGCACGGCCCGCTCGCCGATCTCCATCGAGGGCGCGGTGGCCGCGGCCGAAACGGCCCTCTCGGAGCCGGGCCCCCGTCCTACGGCCGTGGTCTGCGACGACGACCAGCTGGCCGCCGGCACGTACAAGGCAGCTCGCCGCCTGGGCCTGCGCGTCCCGGACGACCTGTCCGTCACCGGCCTGGACGATCTGGCCCTGGCCACGGCGATCGACCCGGAGCTGACGACGGTCCGCCTGGACGCCGAGCTGTTCGGTGAACGGGGCATGCGGGCGCTGCTGGCCGTCCTGGAGGGCCGTGAGCCCGAGGGCGGGGACATCCCGGTACGGCTGGTGGTACGCGGCTCCACGGCACCACCTGGCTTGCCGTAG
- a CDS encoding MFS transporter, with protein MATGYLEILRARHAARLLVGTLVGRLPNATAAIAILLFVRAEGGSYSIAGALVGVYGVANAVGQPVLGRLVDLRGQPRVQLPAAVLSGLAMAVFAFAGIGSLPLACAAVAAAGLFTPPLEGGLRALWSSVLRKEEHVHTAYAMDAVAQEVMFTVGPLLVTLCVSLWSAQAALLVLNVVGVLGALSVVVSPPSRAWRSAPREAHWLGALRSAGLLALLAAFLFIGMALGSITVASVPYADDHGGDVVYGWLMAALGFGALVGGSVYGARPWAGEPARRLRVLVALLVVCYLPLMLMPGAVPMVGLTALAGVFLAPAIACGFVLVDRHAPRGTVTEAFSWLVTTFTVGHSVGAGVAGPVVEAGGALWGFAVPGVAGGVSLLVLTATGRVLAAPGGGAAVAAGSENDPNRAVEPRFSSGDRA; from the coding sequence ATGGCCACGGGATACCTGGAGATCCTTCGGGCGCGACACGCCGCCCGGCTGCTCGTCGGCACGCTCGTCGGTCGTCTGCCCAATGCCACGGCGGCCATCGCGATCCTGCTGTTCGTGCGGGCCGAAGGCGGTTCGTACAGCATCGCGGGGGCGCTGGTGGGCGTGTACGGCGTCGCCAACGCCGTGGGCCAGCCGGTGCTGGGCAGGCTCGTGGACCTGCGCGGGCAGCCGCGCGTGCAGTTGCCGGCGGCGGTCCTCTCCGGGCTCGCCATGGCCGTCTTCGCCTTCGCCGGGATCGGGTCGCTGCCCCTCGCCTGTGCCGCCGTGGCCGCCGCCGGGCTCTTCACGCCGCCCCTCGAGGGCGGGCTGCGGGCTCTGTGGTCGTCCGTCCTCCGCAAGGAGGAGCACGTGCACACCGCGTACGCCATGGACGCCGTGGCCCAGGAGGTGATGTTCACCGTCGGGCCGCTGCTCGTGACGCTGTGCGTGTCCCTGTGGTCCGCCCAGGCCGCGCTGCTCGTGCTGAACGTGGTCGGGGTGCTGGGGGCGCTGTCCGTCGTGGTGTCGCCGCCCTCGCGCGCGTGGCGGTCGGCGCCGCGCGAGGCGCACTGGCTCGGCGCGCTGCGCTCGGCGGGGCTGCTGGCGCTGCTGGCGGCGTTCCTGTTCATAGGGATGGCGCTCGGGTCCATCACGGTCGCCTCGGTGCCCTACGCGGACGACCACGGCGGTGACGTCGTGTACGGCTGGCTGATGGCGGCTCTGGGGTTCGGGGCGCTGGTCGGCGGATCCGTCTACGGAGCCCGGCCGTGGGCCGGTGAGCCCGCGCGGCGACTGCGCGTGCTGGTGGCACTTCTGGTGGTGTGTTATCTGCCGCTGATGCTCATGCCGGGCGCGGTGCCCATGGTGGGGCTGACCGCGCTCGCCGGTGTCTTCCTCGCGCCCGCCATCGCCTGCGGGTTCGTCCTGGTGGACCGGCACGCGCCGCGGGGCACGGTCACCGAGGCGTTCTCCTGGCTGGTGACGACGTTCACCGTCGGCCACTCGGTCGGAGCGGGCGTCGCGGGGCCCGTCGTGGAGGCGGGCGGGGCGCTGTGGGGCTTCGCCGTGCCGGGTGTCGCGGGTGGCGTGTCCCTGTTGGTTTTGACCGCCACGGGGCGGGTACTCGCAGCTCCCGGTGGGGGAGCGGCGGTTGCCGCCGGTTCGGAAAATGATCCAAACCGTGCCGTCGAACCCCGTTTCAGTTCAGGGGATCGGGCGTAA